From a single Bos indicus isolate NIAB-ARS_2022 breed Sahiwal x Tharparkar chromosome 11, NIAB-ARS_B.indTharparkar_mat_pri_1.0, whole genome shotgun sequence genomic region:
- the CRB2 gene encoding protein crumbs homolog 2 isoform X1 — translation MALAWPGTRDPRPSAHLLLLLLLLHRAPVLALPAGTVPSETPGACASDPCAPGTKCQATENAGYSCVPLEPRGCASQPCHHGALCVPQGPGPDDFRCYCVPGFQGPHCELDIDECASRPCHHGATCRNLADRYECHCPLGYEGVTCETEVDECASAPCLHGGSCLDGVGSYRCVCAPGYGGASCQLDLDECQSQPCAHGGVCRDLVNGFRCDCADTGYEGERCELEVLECASAPCANNASCLEGLGSFRCLCWPGYSGERCEVDEDECAVGPCQHGGQCLQRSDPTLYGGIQATFPDDFSFRQAAGFVCRCPPGFEGDDCGEDVDECASRPCLSGGLCQDLPNGFQCHCPDGYTGPTCQEDMDECLSEPCLHGGTCEDTVAGYICGCPEAWGGLDCSVPLTGCQGHTCPPTATCVPTFESGVHSYTCRCPPGTHGPFCGQNTTFSMVAGNPLRASVPAGSSLGLALRFRTTIRVGALATCSDTQGSVELALVEARLQATLWSHGKNVLVLRLLEPPLNDGHWHRVEVTLRLGVLELRLWHEGCPAHLCVASSPMATAAPAPTPAGSRFTQLGGVAFAGCLQDVQVDGHLLLPEDLGENVLLGCWHQEHCQPPPCAHGGVCVDLWTHFHCDCPRPYSGPTCADEVPAATFGLGGTLSSASFLLDQPPGPNLTVSFLLRTREPAGLLLQLTNDSASGLTVFLSEGQIRAEALGSPALVLPGRWDDGLRHLVTLSFGPDQLWGVGQQVHVGGRLLPGDAEPWGGPFRGCMQDVRLNDLHLPFFPPLLGNSSLPSVPGRGQSWNLTMGCVSEDTCNPEPCLNGGTCLVTWNDFHCTCPANFTGPTCAQQLWCPGQPCLPPATCEEVPDGFVCVAEATFREGPPAEFSGHNASSGSALSGLSLVFRTRDPEAGLLRAEDGPAAVWLAVRNGSLAAGVRSGPGLPRAVLPAPGPRVADGAWHRVRLAMEQPAAVASRWLLWLDGAATPVSLRGLAGDLDFLRGPGAARVLLAENFTGCLGRVALGGHPLPLARPRPGAAPGSREPFSARPGAPAPHLGCSGAPVCVPSPCLHGGACRDLFDAFACACGPGWEGPRCEDRADPCRSAPCARGRCHAHPDGHFECRCPPGFAGPRCRLPVPPEGCSLNITCLNGGQCEEGPQGANCSCQESFAGQRCQIPCEANPCLNGGTCRAADGVYECVCNARFSGQFCEVVKGLPLPLPFPLLEVAVPAACACLLLLLLGLLSGILAARKRRQSEGTYSPSQQEVAGARLEMDSVLKVPPEERLI, via the exons GGACGGTGCCTTCAGAGACCCCGGGTGCCTGCGCCTCAGACCCATGCGCTCCAGGGACCAAGTGCCAGGCTACAGAGAACGCTGGCTACAGCTGCGTGCCCCTGGAGCCCCGGGGCTGTGCCAGTCAGCCATGCCACCACGGCGCTCTGTGTGtgccccagggcccagggcccgATGACTTCCGCTGCTACTGTGTGCCGGGATTCCAGGGTCCACACTGTGAGCTGGACATCGATGAGTGTGCGTCCCGGCCCTGCCACCATGGGGCCACCTGCCGCAACCTGGCGGATCGTTACGAGTGCCACTGCCCGCTCGGCTATGAAG GCGTGACCTGCGAGACGGAGGTGGACGAGTGCGCCTCGGCGCCCTGCCTGCACGGGGGCTCGTGCCTGGACGGCGTGGGCTCATACCGCTGCGTGTGCGCGCCGGGCTACGGGGGCGCCAGCTGCCAGCTGGACCTGGACGAGTGCCAGAGCCAGCCGTGCGCACACGGGGGCGTGTGCCGCGACCTGGTCAACGG GTTCCGGTGCGACTGCGCGGACACGGGCTACGAGGGCGAGCGCTGCGAGCTGGAGGTTCTGGAGTGCGCGTCGGCGCCCTGCGCGAACAACGCGTCCTGCCTCGAGGGCCTCGGGAGCTTCCGCTGCCTCTGCTGGCCAG GCTACAGTGGCGAGCGGTGCGAGGTGGATGAGGACGAATGTGCGGTGGGCCCCTGCCAGCATGGGGGCCAGTGCCTGCAGCGCTCGGATCCAACCCTCTATGGGGGCATCCAGGCCACTTTCCCAGATGACTTCAGCTTTCGCCAGGCTGCTGGCTTCGTGTGCCGCTGCCCTCCGGGCTTTGAGG GGGATGACTGCGGCGAGGATGTAGATGAGTGTGCCTCTCGGCCGTGCCTCAGTGGAGGCCTCTGCCAGGACCTGCCCAATGGCTTCCAGTGCCACTGTCCAGACGGCTACACAG GCCCAACGTGTCAGGAAGACATGGACGAATGCCTGTCGGAGCCTTGCCTCCATGGTGGGACCTGTGAAGACACCGTGGCAGGCTACATCTGTGGGTGCCCCGAGGCCTGGGGTGGATTGGATTGTTCTGTGCCACTCACTGGCTGCCAGGGCCACACTTGCCCACCGACTGCCACCTGCGTCCCTACCTTCGAGTCAGGGGTTCACAGTTACACCTGCCGCTGCCCACCTGGTACCCATGGACCTTTCTGTGGCCAGAATACTACATTCTCCATGGTGGCTGGGAACCCCTTACGGGCTTCGGTGCCAGCTGGCAGCTCCCTAGGTCTTGCCCTGAGGTTTCGTACCACGATACGTGTGGGTGCCTTGGCCACGTGCTCTGACACTCAAGGCAGCGTGGAGCTGGCGCTGGTGGAGGCCAGGCTTCAGGCCACACTCTGGAGCCACGGCAAGAATGTGCTCGTCCTGAGGCTGCTGGAACCACCCCTCAATGATGGCCACTGGCACCGAGTGGAGGTGACGCTCCGCCTGGGGGTCCTGGAGTTGCGGCTCTGGCATGAAGGCTGTCCCGCCCACCTCTGTGTGGcctccagtcccatggccacggCTGCCCCGGCCCCCACGCCTGCTGGGTCCCGCTTCACCCAGCTGGGCGGCGTGGCCTTTGCGGGCTGCCTCCAGGATGTGCAGGTGGATGGGCATCTCCTGCTGCCCGAGGACCTTGGTGAGAATGTCCTCCTGGGCTGCTGGCACCAGGAGCACTGCCAGCCTCCGCCTTGTGCCCACGGAGGGGTCTGCGTGGACCTGTGGACTCACTTCCATTGTGACTGCCCCCGGCCCTACAGCGGTCCCACGTGTGCTGATG AGGTTCCTGCTGCCACCTTTGGCTTGGGGGGcaccctgagctctgcctccttcctACTCGACCAGCCGCCAGGCCCCAACCTCACCGTGTCCTTCCTCCTCCGCACCCGGGAACCTGCTGGCCTTCTGCTCCAGCTCACCAATGATTCGGCCTCTGGCCTGACAGTGTTCCTGAGCGAGGGCCAGATCCGGGCCGAGGCACTGGGCAGTCCTGCTCTGGTGCTCCCGGGGCGCTGGGATGACGGGCTCCGCCACCTGGTGACACTCAGCTTCGGGCCTGATCAGCTGTGGGGTGTGGGGCAGCAGGTGCACGTGGGCGGCAGGCTCCTCCCTGGTGACGCCGAGCCCTGGGGTGGGCCCTTCCGAGGCTGCATGCAGGACGTGCGACTCAATGACCTCCACCTCCCCTTCTTTCCACCACTGCTGGGGAATTCCAGCCTGCCCAGCGTGCCCGGCCGCGGGCAGTCCTGGAACCTCACCATGGGCTGCGTCTCTGAGGACACATGCAAT CCTGAGCCCTGTCTCAATGGTGGGACTTGCCTCGTCACCTGGAATGACTTCCACTGCACCTGCCCTGCCAACTTCACTGGGCCCACGTGTGCCCAGCAGCTGTGGTGTCCTGGCCAGCCCTGTCTCCCGCCTGCCACCTGTGAGGAGGTCCCTGATGGCTTTGTCT GTGTGGCGGAGGCCACGTTCCGCGAGGGACCCCCGGCGGAATTCAGCGGGCACAACGCGTCATCGGGCAGCGCTCTCAGCGGCCTCTCGCTGGTCTTCCGCACTCGCGACCCCGAGGCAGGGCTGTTGCGCGCTGAGGACGGCCCGGCCGCCGTGTGGCTGGCGGTGCGCAACGGCTCGCTGGCGGCCGGCGTGCGCAGCGGCCCCGGTTTGCCCCGCGCGGTGCTGCCAGCGCCCGGGCCGCGTGTGGCCGACGGCGCCTGGCACCGCGTGCGCCTGGCCATGGAGCAGCCCGCGGCCGTCGCTTCGCGCTGGCTGCTCTGGCTGGACGGCGCGGCGACGCCGGTGTCGCTGCGTGGCCTGGCCGGCGACCTGGACTTCCTGCGCGGCCCGGGCGCCGCGCGAGTCCTGCTGGCCGAGAACTTCACGGGCTGCCTGGGCCGCGTGGCGCTCGGCGGCCACCCGCTACCCCTGGCGCGCCCGCGGCCCGGCGCGGCCCCCGGCTCCCGCGAGCCCTTCTCGGCCCGGCCCGGAGCGCCCGCCCCGCACCTCGGCTGCAGCGGCGCTCCCGTGTGTGTCCCCTCGCCCTGCCTGCACGGCGGCGCCTGCCGCGACCTCTTCGACGCCTTCGCCTGCGCCTGCGGCCCGGGCTGGGAGGGCCCGCGCTGCGAGGACCGCGCCGACCCGTGTCGCTCGGCGCCCTGCGCCCGCGGCCGCTGCCACGCACACCCAGACGGTCATTTCGAGTGCCGCTGCCCGCCTGGCTTCGCAGGCCCGCGCTGCAG GTTGCCTGTCCCACCAGAGGGGTGCAGCCTGAACATCACCTGTCTCAACGGTGGCCAGTGTGAGGAGGGGCCCCAGGGGGCCAACTGCAGCTGCCAGGAGAGCTTTGCTGGGCAGAG aTGTCAGATCCCCTGTGAAGCCAACCCCTGCTTGAATGGGGGCACCTGCCGGGCAGCTGATGGGGTGTACGAATGTGTCTGCAATGCCAGGTTCTCAGGCCAGTTCTGCGAAGTGGTG
- the CRB2 gene encoding protein crumbs homolog 2 isoform X2 has product MALAWPGTRDPRPSAHLLLLLLLLHRAPVLALPAGTVPSETPGACASDPCAPGTKCQATENAGYSCVPLEPRGCASQPCHHGALCVPQGPGPDDFRCYCVPGFQGPHCELDIDECASRPCHHGATCRNLADRYECHCPLGYEGVTCETEVDECASAPCLHGGSCLDGVGSYRCVCAPGYGGASCQLDLDECQSQPCAHGGVCRDLVNGFRCDCADTGYEGERCELEVLECASAPCANNASCLEGLGSFRCLCWPGYSGERCEVDEDECAVGPCQHGGQCLQRSDPTLYGGIQATFPDDFSFRQAAGFVCRCPPGFEGPTCQEDMDECLSEPCLHGGTCEDTVAGYICGCPEAWGGLDCSVPLTGCQGHTCPPTATCVPTFESGVHSYTCRCPPGTHGPFCGQNTTFSMVAGNPLRASVPAGSSLGLALRFRTTIRVGALATCSDTQGSVELALVEARLQATLWSHGKNVLVLRLLEPPLNDGHWHRVEVTLRLGVLELRLWHEGCPAHLCVASSPMATAAPAPTPAGSRFTQLGGVAFAGCLQDVQVDGHLLLPEDLGENVLLGCWHQEHCQPPPCAHGGVCVDLWTHFHCDCPRPYSGPTCADEVPAATFGLGGTLSSASFLLDQPPGPNLTVSFLLRTREPAGLLLQLTNDSASGLTVFLSEGQIRAEALGSPALVLPGRWDDGLRHLVTLSFGPDQLWGVGQQVHVGGRLLPGDAEPWGGPFRGCMQDVRLNDLHLPFFPPLLGNSSLPSVPGRGQSWNLTMGCVSEDTCNPEPCLNGGTCLVTWNDFHCTCPANFTGPTCAQQLWCPGQPCLPPATCEEVPDGFVCVAEATFREGPPAEFSGHNASSGSALSGLSLVFRTRDPEAGLLRAEDGPAAVWLAVRNGSLAAGVRSGPGLPRAVLPAPGPRVADGAWHRVRLAMEQPAAVASRWLLWLDGAATPVSLRGLAGDLDFLRGPGAARVLLAENFTGCLGRVALGGHPLPLARPRPGAAPGSREPFSARPGAPAPHLGCSGAPVCVPSPCLHGGACRDLFDAFACACGPGWEGPRCEDRADPCRSAPCARGRCHAHPDGHFECRCPPGFAGPRCRLPVPPEGCSLNITCLNGGQCEEGPQGANCSCQESFAGQRCQIPCEANPCLNGGTCRAADGVYECVCNARFSGQFCEVVKGLPLPLPFPLLEVAVPAACACLLLLLLGLLSGILAARKRRQSEGTYSPSQQEVAGARLEMDSVLKVPPEERLI; this is encoded by the exons GGACGGTGCCTTCAGAGACCCCGGGTGCCTGCGCCTCAGACCCATGCGCTCCAGGGACCAAGTGCCAGGCTACAGAGAACGCTGGCTACAGCTGCGTGCCCCTGGAGCCCCGGGGCTGTGCCAGTCAGCCATGCCACCACGGCGCTCTGTGTGtgccccagggcccagggcccgATGACTTCCGCTGCTACTGTGTGCCGGGATTCCAGGGTCCACACTGTGAGCTGGACATCGATGAGTGTGCGTCCCGGCCCTGCCACCATGGGGCCACCTGCCGCAACCTGGCGGATCGTTACGAGTGCCACTGCCCGCTCGGCTATGAAG GCGTGACCTGCGAGACGGAGGTGGACGAGTGCGCCTCGGCGCCCTGCCTGCACGGGGGCTCGTGCCTGGACGGCGTGGGCTCATACCGCTGCGTGTGCGCGCCGGGCTACGGGGGCGCCAGCTGCCAGCTGGACCTGGACGAGTGCCAGAGCCAGCCGTGCGCACACGGGGGCGTGTGCCGCGACCTGGTCAACGG GTTCCGGTGCGACTGCGCGGACACGGGCTACGAGGGCGAGCGCTGCGAGCTGGAGGTTCTGGAGTGCGCGTCGGCGCCCTGCGCGAACAACGCGTCCTGCCTCGAGGGCCTCGGGAGCTTCCGCTGCCTCTGCTGGCCAG GCTACAGTGGCGAGCGGTGCGAGGTGGATGAGGACGAATGTGCGGTGGGCCCCTGCCAGCATGGGGGCCAGTGCCTGCAGCGCTCGGATCCAACCCTCTATGGGGGCATCCAGGCCACTTTCCCAGATGACTTCAGCTTTCGCCAGGCTGCTGGCTTCGTGTGCCGCTGCCCTCCGGGCTTTGAGG GCCCAACGTGTCAGGAAGACATGGACGAATGCCTGTCGGAGCCTTGCCTCCATGGTGGGACCTGTGAAGACACCGTGGCAGGCTACATCTGTGGGTGCCCCGAGGCCTGGGGTGGATTGGATTGTTCTGTGCCACTCACTGGCTGCCAGGGCCACACTTGCCCACCGACTGCCACCTGCGTCCCTACCTTCGAGTCAGGGGTTCACAGTTACACCTGCCGCTGCCCACCTGGTACCCATGGACCTTTCTGTGGCCAGAATACTACATTCTCCATGGTGGCTGGGAACCCCTTACGGGCTTCGGTGCCAGCTGGCAGCTCCCTAGGTCTTGCCCTGAGGTTTCGTACCACGATACGTGTGGGTGCCTTGGCCACGTGCTCTGACACTCAAGGCAGCGTGGAGCTGGCGCTGGTGGAGGCCAGGCTTCAGGCCACACTCTGGAGCCACGGCAAGAATGTGCTCGTCCTGAGGCTGCTGGAACCACCCCTCAATGATGGCCACTGGCACCGAGTGGAGGTGACGCTCCGCCTGGGGGTCCTGGAGTTGCGGCTCTGGCATGAAGGCTGTCCCGCCCACCTCTGTGTGGcctccagtcccatggccacggCTGCCCCGGCCCCCACGCCTGCTGGGTCCCGCTTCACCCAGCTGGGCGGCGTGGCCTTTGCGGGCTGCCTCCAGGATGTGCAGGTGGATGGGCATCTCCTGCTGCCCGAGGACCTTGGTGAGAATGTCCTCCTGGGCTGCTGGCACCAGGAGCACTGCCAGCCTCCGCCTTGTGCCCACGGAGGGGTCTGCGTGGACCTGTGGACTCACTTCCATTGTGACTGCCCCCGGCCCTACAGCGGTCCCACGTGTGCTGATG AGGTTCCTGCTGCCACCTTTGGCTTGGGGGGcaccctgagctctgcctccttcctACTCGACCAGCCGCCAGGCCCCAACCTCACCGTGTCCTTCCTCCTCCGCACCCGGGAACCTGCTGGCCTTCTGCTCCAGCTCACCAATGATTCGGCCTCTGGCCTGACAGTGTTCCTGAGCGAGGGCCAGATCCGGGCCGAGGCACTGGGCAGTCCTGCTCTGGTGCTCCCGGGGCGCTGGGATGACGGGCTCCGCCACCTGGTGACACTCAGCTTCGGGCCTGATCAGCTGTGGGGTGTGGGGCAGCAGGTGCACGTGGGCGGCAGGCTCCTCCCTGGTGACGCCGAGCCCTGGGGTGGGCCCTTCCGAGGCTGCATGCAGGACGTGCGACTCAATGACCTCCACCTCCCCTTCTTTCCACCACTGCTGGGGAATTCCAGCCTGCCCAGCGTGCCCGGCCGCGGGCAGTCCTGGAACCTCACCATGGGCTGCGTCTCTGAGGACACATGCAAT CCTGAGCCCTGTCTCAATGGTGGGACTTGCCTCGTCACCTGGAATGACTTCCACTGCACCTGCCCTGCCAACTTCACTGGGCCCACGTGTGCCCAGCAGCTGTGGTGTCCTGGCCAGCCCTGTCTCCCGCCTGCCACCTGTGAGGAGGTCCCTGATGGCTTTGTCT GTGTGGCGGAGGCCACGTTCCGCGAGGGACCCCCGGCGGAATTCAGCGGGCACAACGCGTCATCGGGCAGCGCTCTCAGCGGCCTCTCGCTGGTCTTCCGCACTCGCGACCCCGAGGCAGGGCTGTTGCGCGCTGAGGACGGCCCGGCCGCCGTGTGGCTGGCGGTGCGCAACGGCTCGCTGGCGGCCGGCGTGCGCAGCGGCCCCGGTTTGCCCCGCGCGGTGCTGCCAGCGCCCGGGCCGCGTGTGGCCGACGGCGCCTGGCACCGCGTGCGCCTGGCCATGGAGCAGCCCGCGGCCGTCGCTTCGCGCTGGCTGCTCTGGCTGGACGGCGCGGCGACGCCGGTGTCGCTGCGTGGCCTGGCCGGCGACCTGGACTTCCTGCGCGGCCCGGGCGCCGCGCGAGTCCTGCTGGCCGAGAACTTCACGGGCTGCCTGGGCCGCGTGGCGCTCGGCGGCCACCCGCTACCCCTGGCGCGCCCGCGGCCCGGCGCGGCCCCCGGCTCCCGCGAGCCCTTCTCGGCCCGGCCCGGAGCGCCCGCCCCGCACCTCGGCTGCAGCGGCGCTCCCGTGTGTGTCCCCTCGCCCTGCCTGCACGGCGGCGCCTGCCGCGACCTCTTCGACGCCTTCGCCTGCGCCTGCGGCCCGGGCTGGGAGGGCCCGCGCTGCGAGGACCGCGCCGACCCGTGTCGCTCGGCGCCCTGCGCCCGCGGCCGCTGCCACGCACACCCAGACGGTCATTTCGAGTGCCGCTGCCCGCCTGGCTTCGCAGGCCCGCGCTGCAG GTTGCCTGTCCCACCAGAGGGGTGCAGCCTGAACATCACCTGTCTCAACGGTGGCCAGTGTGAGGAGGGGCCCCAGGGGGCCAACTGCAGCTGCCAGGAGAGCTTTGCTGGGCAGAG aTGTCAGATCCCCTGTGAAGCCAACCCCTGCTTGAATGGGGGCACCTGCCGGGCAGCTGATGGGGTGTACGAATGTGTCTGCAATGCCAGGTTCTCAGGCCAGTTCTGCGAAGTGGTG